The Coffea arabica cultivar ET-39 chromosome 3c, Coffea Arabica ET-39 HiFi, whole genome shotgun sequence genome contains a region encoding:
- the LOC113735011 gene encoding L-type lectin-domain containing receptor kinase IV.1-like, with translation MSFNLATAILAYFLVHTAAGAAASDDAGFVYQGFQSSNLSLDGLAKIMSNGLLQITNTTKLETGHAFYPSPINFKSKSNSSALSFSTQFVFAIVPKVSGVTGPGMAFVIAPTRGLTRGPSTQFLGLFNRSTNGNQTNHVFAVELDTFQNQDFEDINDNHVGIDINSVSSKISRPASYQANNKNSFDNLTLCSGQQMQLWVEYDGVDRRIDVTLAPIAAAKPHTPLLSLRYDLSPILQQTMYVGFSAATSPIEIGTAHYVLGWSFKMNGDAQALDLSRLPKLPRFGHKKVSKFFILGLPLICMLFLLILTSGVAYYLRRKWKFAEVLEEWEIAYGPHRFKYKDLYIATKGFREKEVLGEGGFGRVYKGVLPRNKVEVAVKKVSHQARQGMREFVAEIVSIGRLRHRNLVPFLGYCRRKGELLLVYEFMPNGSLDKFLYNQPKYTLNWSQRLQVIKGVASGLFYLHEEWEQVVIHRDVKASNVLLDGELNGRLGDFGLARLYDHGTLPQSTHVAGSLGYLAPEHNRTGMATTSTDVYAFGAFLLEVACGRRPIEPRAEPAENIVLVDSVFSCWKTGNILLAVDQKLGTEYVKEEAELVLKLGLLCSHSDPKIRPSMRQVLLYLEGSVALPDLSPLAMGVSAVGLGFAHPAGFEDISSSFAYSTDKCFTHSVADSVLSGGR, from the coding sequence ATGTCATTCAATCTAGCAACAGCAATCTTAGCCTATTTTCTGGTCCACACCGCCGCTGGTGCAGCAGCTTCTGATGATGCTGGTTTCGTCTATCAAGgatttcaatcatcaaatctaaGCCTGGATGGATTAGCCAAAATCATGAGCAATGGCCTCCTACAGATAACCAACACCACGAAATTAGAAACAGGGCATGCCTTCTATCCTAGTCCCATCAATTTCAAGAGCAAATCTAACAGTTCGGCCCTCTCGTTTTCCACCCAATTTGTGTTTGCTATAGTACCCAAAGTCTCAGGAGTGACTGGTCCGGGAATGGCTTTCGTGATTGCACCAACAAGAGGCCTTACCAGAGGGCCTTCCACACAGTTCCTCGGCCTCTTCAATAGAAGCACCAATGGAAATCAAACAAATCACGTTTTTGCAGTGGAGCTTGACACTTTCCAAAACCAAGATTTTGAAGATATCAATGACAACCATGTTGGTATTGATATTAACTCTGTGAGCTCCAAGATATCCCGGCCAGCAAGTTACCAAGCTAATAACAAGAATTCATTTGACAACTTAACTCTTTGCAGCGGTCAACAGATGCAACTTTGGGTGGAATACGACGGGGTTGACAGGAGAATCGATGTTACATTAGCTCCAATTGCGGCTGCTAAACCACATACTCCTCTTTTGTCTTTGAGATATGATCTTTCGCCAATTTTACAGCAAACCATGTATGTTGGCTTTTCTGCTGCCACTAGCCCAATCGAAATAGGAACAGCTCATTATGTACTGGGATGGAGCTTCAAGATGAATGGGGATGCGCAAGCTCTTGATCTCTCTCGGCTCCCCAAGCTGCCTCGGTTTGGACATAAGAAagtctctaaattttttatcttGGGATTGCCCCtgatttgcatgcttttcttgTTAATACTAACATCTGGAGTAGCTTATTATCTAAGGAGGAAGTGGAAGTTTGCAGAAGTGCTTGAAGAATGGGAGATTGCTTACGGACCTCACAGGTTCAAGTATAAAGATCTATACATTGCCACCAAGGGGTTCAGAGAAAAAGAGGTGTTGGGAGAAGGCGGATTTGGCAGGGTCTACAAAGGCGTTTTGCCAAGAAATAAAGTTGAGGTTGCCGTCAAGAAGGTCTCTCATCAAGCAAGACAGGGAATGAGAGAATTTGTTGCAGAAATAGTCAGTATTGGTCGCTTACGCCATAGAAATTTAGTGCCGTTCTTGGGTTATTGTCGGCGTAAAGGAGAGTTACTTTTAGTATATGAGTTCATGCCCAATGGTAGTCTAGATAAGTTTTTGTATAACCAGCCCAAGTATACCCTCAACTGGAGCCAAAGACTGCAAGTCATCAAAGGTGTAGCGTCCGGATTATTCTATCTACATGAAGAATGGGAGCAAGTTGTGATCCACAGAGATGTAAAAGCCAGTAATGTACTGTTGGATGGTGAACTGAATGGAAGATTAGGAGATTTCGGCCTGGCAAGGCTATACGATCATGGGACACTCCCTCAAAGCACCCATGTAGCAGGATCTCTTGGCTATCTTGCCCCGGAGCATAATAGGACTGGGATGGCCACAACGAGCACTGATGTATATGCTTTTGGGGCCTTTTTGCTAGAGGTTGCCTGTGGAAGAAGGCCAATAGAACCCCGAGCTGAACCAGCAGAGAATATCGTTTTGGTAGATTCGGTATTTTCGTGTTGGAAAACAGGCAATATTCTCCTAGCAGTTGATCAAAAGTTGGGCACTGAGTATGTGAAAGAGGAAGCCGAATTGGTGTTGAAACTGGGCTTGTTATGCTCTCATTCAGATCCAAAGATTAGGCCAAGTATGAGGCAAGTTCTGTTGTACTTGGAGGGGTCAGTTGCCCTGCCAGATTTATCACCACTGGCCATGGGCGTTTCTGCTGTTGGTCTTGGCTTCGCCCATCCTGCTGGCTTTGAAGATATTTCATCGTCATTTGCATATTCCACAGACAAATGTTTCACACATTCTGTAGCAGACTCTGTTCTCTCTGGTGGTCGGTAA